One part of the Arabidopsis thaliana chromosome 1 sequence genome encodes these proteins:
- the CYP86C3 gene encoding cytochrome P450, family 86, subfamily C, polypeptide 3 (''cytochrome P450, family 86, subfamily C, polypeptide 3'' (CYP86C3); FUNCTIONS IN: electron carrier activity, monooxygenase activity, iron ion binding, oxygen binding, heme binding; INVOLVED IN: oxidation reduction; LOCATED IN: endomembrane system; EXPRESSED IN: petal, leaf whorl, cauline leaf, sepal, flower; EXPRESSED DURING: 4 anthesis, petal differentiation and expansion stage; CONTAINS InterPro DOMAIN/s: Cytochrome P450 (InterPro:IPR001128), Cytochrome P450, E-class, group I (InterPro:IPR002401), Cytochrome P450, conserved site (InterPro:IPR017972); BEST Arabidopsis thaliana protein match is: cytochrome P450, family 86, subfamily C, polypeptide 4 (TAIR:AT1G13150.1); Has 28771 Blast hits to 28679 proteins in 1489 species: Archae - 44; Bacteria - 2446; Metazoa - 10818; Fungi - 6442; Plants - 7961; Viruses - 3; Other Eukaryotes - 1057 (source: NCBI BLink).), producing the protein MSEISSSMPLTERVYNHLCLSDVSLALLGLFVFCCVREKVTKKLGPTIWPVFGITPEFFFHRNDVYGWATRCLKKCRGTFLYNGIWLGGSYGAVTCVPANVEYMLKTNFKNFPKGAFFKERFNDLLEDGIFNADAESWKEQRRIIITEMHSTRFVEHSFQTTQDLVRKKLLKVMESFARSQEAFDLQDVLLRLTFDNICIAGLGDDPGTLDSDLPLVPFAQAFEEATESTMFRFMIPPFIWKPLKFFDIGYEKGLRKAVDVVHEFVDKMVVDRICKLKEEGTLGNRSDVLSRIIEIESHKTTDEKDPSTIKFFRQFCTSFILAGRDTSSVALTWFFWVIQKHPEVENKIIREISEILRQRGDSPTSKNESLFTVKELNDMVYLQAALSETMRLYPPIPMEMKQAIEDDVFPDGTFIRKGSRVYFATYAMGRMESIWGKDCESFKPERWIQSGNFVNDDQFKYVVFNAGPRLCLGKTFAYLQMKTIAASVLSRYSIKVAKDHVVVPRVTTTLYMRHGLKVTISSKSLEEKIHVQD; encoded by the coding sequence ATGTCTGAAATATCATCTTCCATGCCTTTAACAGAGAGAGTTTATAATCATCTTTGTCTGTCCGATGTTTCTCTGGCCTTGTTGGGActgtttgttttctgttgtGTGCGTGAGAAGGTTACTAAAAAGCTGGGGCCAACGATATGGCCTGTGTTCGGAATTACTCCAGAGTTCTTCTTTCACAGGAATGATGTTTATGGTTGGGCTACAAGATGTTTGAAAAAATGTCGAGGTACCTTTCTCTATAACGGAATCTGGCTTGGTGGGTCGTATGGAGCTGTGACTTGTGTCCCTGCGAACGTTGAATACATGCTCAAGACTAACTTCAAGAACTTCCCAAAAGGTGCGTTTTTCAAAGAACGGTTCAATGATCTGCTCGAGGATGGTATCTTCAATGCTGATGCTGAGTCTTGGAAGGAGCAACGACGGATCATCATTACCGAAATGCATTCAACCAGGTTCGTGGAGCATTCCTTTCAGACAACACAAGATTTGGTAAGGAAGAAGCTGTTAAAGGTGATGGAGAGTTTCGCAAGATCACAAGAGGCTTTTGACCTTCAAGATGTGCTCTTGCGTTTGACATTTGACAACATCTGCATCGCCGGTCTAGGTGATGATCCAGGAACTCTGGATTCTGATCTCCCCCTTGTTCCATTCGCTCAAGCTTTTGAAGAAGCAACGGAATCTACTATGTTTAGATTCATGATTCCTCCTTTCATATGGAAACCCCTGAAGTTCTTCGACATCGGGTATGAGAAAGGTCTCAGGAAAGCTGTTGATGTCGTCCATGAGTTTGTCGACAAGATGGTTGTGGATCGTATCTGCAAgctcaaagaagaaggaacgTTAGGCAACAGATCCGATGTCCTCTCAAGGATTATTGAGATAGAAAGTCACAAGACGACTGATGAAAAAGATCCTTCTACCATCAAATTCTTTAGACAATTCTGCACAAGTTTCATCTTAGCTGGACGAGACACAAGTTCAGTTGCACTTACATGGTTCTTCTGGGTGATACAGAAACATCCAGAAGtcgaaaacaaaatcatccgTGAGATAAGTGAAATCTTAAGACAGCGAGGGGATTCTCCAACCAGCAAAAACGAGAGTCTCTTCACGGTCAAAGAACTAAACGACATGGTATATCTACAAGCAGCACTTTCAGAAACAATGAGACTTTACCCTCCAATACCAATGGAAATGAAACAAGCCATCGAAGACGATGTGTTTCCCGATGGGACATTCATACGTAAAGGCTCACGGGTTTACTTTGCGACTTACGCCATGGGAAGGATGGAATCCATATGGGGAAAAGACTGTGAATCATTCAAACCAGAGAGATGGATCCAATCAGGGAATTTCGTGAATGATGACCAATTTAAATACGTTGTGTTCAATGCTGGACCAAGGCTGTGTTTAGGGAAAACATTTGCTTACCTACAGATGAAGACAATCGCTGCTTCAGTCCTGTCTAGGTACTCAATAAAGGTTGCTAAAGATCATGTAGTTGTCCCCAGAGTAACTACAACCTTGTACATGAGGCACGGTCTCAAGGTAACCATCTCGTCAAAGTCCCTTGAAGAGAAGATACACGTTCAAGACTAG
- the CYP86C3 gene encoding cytochrome P450, family 86, subfamily C, polypeptide 3 (''cytochrome P450, family 86, subfamily C, polypeptide 3'' (CYP86C3); FUNCTIONS IN: electron carrier activity, monooxygenase activity, iron ion binding, oxygen binding, heme binding; INVOLVED IN: oxidation reduction; LOCATED IN: endomembrane system; EXPRESSED IN: petal, leaf whorl, cauline leaf, sepal, flower; EXPRESSED DURING: 4 anthesis, petal differentiation and expansion stage; CONTAINS InterPro DOMAIN/s: Cytochrome P450 (InterPro:IPR001128), Cytochrome P450, conserved site (InterPro:IPR017972), Cytochrome P450, E-class, group I (InterPro:IPR002401); BEST Arabidopsis thaliana protein match is: cytochrome P450, family 86, subfamily C, polypeptide 4 (TAIR:AT1G13150.1).), with product MSEISSSMPLTERVYNHLCLSDVSLALLGLFVFCCVREKVTKKLGPTIWPVFGITPEFFFHRNDVYGWATRCLKKCRGTFLYNGIWLGGSYGAVTCVPANVEYMLKTNFKNFPKGAFFKERFNDLLEDGIFNADAESWKEQRRIIITEMHSTRFVEHSFQTTQDLVRKKLLKVMESFARSQEAFDLQDVLLRLTFDNICIAGLGDDPGTLDSDLPLVPFAQAFEEATESTMFRFMIPPFIWKPLKFFDIGYEKEGTLGNRSDVLSRIIEIESHKTTDEKDPSTIKFFRQFCTSFILAGRDTSSVALTWFFWVIQKHPEVENKIIREISEILRQRGDSPTSKNESLFTVKELNDMVYLQAALSETMRLYPPIPMEMKQAIEDDVFPDGTFIRKGSRVYFATYAMGRMESIWGKDCESFKPERWIQSGNFVNDDQFKYVVFNAGPRLCLGKTFAYLQMKTIAASVLSRYSIKVAKDHVVVPRVTTTLYMRHGLKVTISSKSLEEKIHVQD from the exons ATGTCTGAAATATCATCTTCCATGCCTTTAACAGAGAGAGTTTATAATCATCTTTGTCTGTCCGATGTTTCTCTGGCCTTGTTGGGActgtttgttttctgttgtGTGCGTGAGAAGGTTACTAAAAAGCTGGGGCCAACGATATGGCCTGTGTTCGGAATTACTCCAGAGTTCTTCTTTCACAGGAATGATGTTTATGGTTGGGCTACAAGATGTTTGAAAAAATGTCGAGGTACCTTTCTCTATAACGGAATCTGGCTTGGTGGGTCGTATGGAGCTGTGACTTGTGTCCCTGCGAACGTTGAATACATGCTCAAGACTAACTTCAAGAACTTCCCAAAAGGTGCGTTTTTCAAAGAACGGTTCAATGATCTGCTCGAGGATGGTATCTTCAATGCTGATGCTGAGTCTTGGAAGGAGCAACGACGGATCATCATTACCGAAATGCATTCAACCAGGTTCGTGGAGCATTCCTTTCAGACAACACAAGATTTGGTAAGGAAGAAGCTGTTAAAGGTGATGGAGAGTTTCGCAAGATCACAAGAGGCTTTTGACCTTCAAGATGTGCTCTTGCGTTTGACATTTGACAACATCTGCATCGCCGGTCTAGGTGATGATCCAGGAACTCTGGATTCTGATCTCCCCCTTGTTCCATTCGCTCAAGCTTTTGAAGAAGCAACGGAATCTACTATGTTTAGATTCATGATTCCTCCTTTCATATGGAAACCCCTGAAGTTCTTCGACATCGGGTATGAGAAAG aaggaacgTTAGGCAACAGATCCGATGTCCTCTCAAGGATTATTGAGATAGAAAGTCACAAGACGACTGATGAAAAAGATCCTTCTACCATCAAATTCTTTAGACAATTCTGCACAAGTTTCATCTTAGCTGGACGAGACACAAGTTCAGTTGCACTTACATGGTTCTTCTGGGTGATACAGAAACATCCAGAAGtcgaaaacaaaatcatccgTGAGATAAGTGAAATCTTAAGACAGCGAGGGGATTCTCCAACCAGCAAAAACGAGAGTCTCTTCACGGTCAAAGAACTAAACGACATGGTATATCTACAAGCAGCACTTTCAGAAACAATGAGACTTTACCCTCCAATACCAATGGAAATGAAACAAGCCATCGAAGACGATGTGTTTCCCGATGGGACATTCATACGTAAAGGCTCACGGGTTTACTTTGCGACTTACGCCATGGGAAGGATGGAATCCATATGGGGAAAAGACTGTGAATCATTCAAACCAGAGAGATGGATCCAATCAGGGAATTTCGTGAATGATGACCAATTTAAATACGTTGTGTTCAATGCTGGACCAAGGCTGTGTTTAGGGAAAACATTTGCTTACCTACAGATGAAGACAATCGCTGCTTCAGTCCTGTCTAGGTACTCAATAAAGGTTGCTAAAGATCATGTAGTTGTCCCCAGAGTAACTACAACCTTGTACATGAGGCACGGTCTCAAGGTAACCATCTCGTCAAAGTCCCTTGAAGAGAAGATACACGTTCAAGACTAG